In Colias croceus chromosome 8, ilColCroc2.1, a genomic segment contains:
- the LOC123693999 gene encoding acyl-CoA Delta(11) desaturase-like, whose protein sequence is MAPKTVTRQDLLHHIPEDKYLFRECVNYENEIQSLIKINHYDELLPKNDPQFLAPIRRWEKKMGFETPIQWINAILISIYHIIGVVWCTVHFFSPYRCKWQSVLFTILVGQLGGFGITGGAHRYWTHRAFKAKLPLQIIMMIAFSVAGQNNIYNWVRDHRVHHKMSETSADPHDVRRGFFFSHVGWLMMKKHPDVILAGKKIDMSDIMNDPVAKFHMKYFNILKLMCCFILPTITTVYIFGESWSVAILIQCFIRYLLNLHFTWAVNSFAHIWGHKPYNKLIKPTENWYVSMVAMGEGWHNFHHTFPWDYKAAEFSYFLNTTTLIIDAFALFGWAYDMKVASSNVIDAVSRKQGERYQ, encoded by the exons ATGGCACCGAAAACTGTAACGAGACAGGATTTATTACATCACATTCCCGAAGATAAATATCTTTTTAGGGAATGTGTTAATTACGAGAATGAGATACAATCTTTAATCAAGATAAACCATTATGATGAGCTCTTGCCGAAGAATGATCCTCAATTCTTGGCTCCGATTAGAAGGTGGGAGAAGAAAATGGGATTTGAAACGCCTATTCAATGGATAAAtgcaatattaatttcaatatatcACATAATTGGAGTCGTGTGGTGTACTGTTCACTTCTTTAGTCCATATAGATGTAAATGGCAATCTGTACTTTtta CAATACTAGTGGGTCAATTAGGAGGGTTTGGTATAACAGGTGGCGCTCATCGATATTGGACCCATCGCGCATTTAAAGCAAAGTTACCGCTGCAAATTATAATGATGATTGCCTTCTCAGTCGCCGGTCAG aacaatatttataattgggTCCGTGACCACCGCGTTCATCACAAGATGTCGGAAACTTCAGCAGACCCGCACGATGTGCGCCGCGGATTCTTCTTCTCTCACGTTGGATGGTTGATGATGAAGAAACACCCAGATGTCATATTAGCGGGGAAAAAGATCGATATGAGCGACATTATGAACGATCCGGTAGCAAAATTTCATATGAA gtattttaatattctcaAGCTGATGTGCTGTTTCATTCTGCCCACGATTACTACGGTTTACATATTTGGTGAATCGTGGTCTGTTGCGATTTTAATTCAATGCTTTATACGATATTTATTGAATCTTCACTTCACTTGGGCAGTTAATAGTTTTGCTCACATTTGGGGTCACAAGCCGTACAACAA ATTAATCAAACCAACTGAAAACTGGTACGTATCTATGGTTGCAATGGGCGAAGGCTGGCACAACTTCCATCACACATTTCCCTGGGATTATAAAGCTGCggaattttcatattttctcaATACGACTACTTTAATAATCGATGCATTTGCATTATTTGGCTGGGCTTATGACATGAAAGTTGCTTCATCGAATGTGATAGACGCAGTTTCTAGAAAACAAGGCGAAAGATATCAATAA